A window from Labrus mixtus chromosome 14, fLabMix1.1, whole genome shotgun sequence encodes these proteins:
- the LOC132988307 gene encoding endonuclease domain-containing 1 protein — MNMLKPLLLALLITCFLPFMTASVVQDFNHVERCKDSLYMGTPPRGISKSGLRKICQRYADKPRYVTLYDPEDRIPVYSAYTFKKTEGDRRVDYPWMYEPQLAEIDGNGNMMPFPTGYLHMKFEDSQAVLDDYSDVVLYERGHLNPDQHQSTPHDRAATYTLTNVVPEIREFNIGPWREYEERIRVRLNNFCRGTAFIVTGVTTKGNMIRRHNQMRVGIPEDVWSAYCCTDYDRNSPHDVRILFPSHAAVAKNAKEGNSVTEMPVQELEALLKFSMNYGENLQIFYDNCISPSPLPSYLQHTI, encoded by the exons ATGAACATGCTGAAACCTTTACTTCTGGCTCTTTTAATAACGTGTTTTTTGCCTTTCATGACAGCTTCAGTTGTTCAAGACTTTAATCACGTAGAGAGATGCAAGGACTCCCTCTACATGGGGACGCCACCGAGGGGGATCAGCAAAAGTGGACTGAGGAAGATCTGCCAGCGTTACGCGGACAAGCCTCGGTATGTGACCCTGTACGACCCCGAGGACAGGATTCCAGTTTATTCAGCGTACACCTTCAAGAAAACAGAGGGGGACAGACGTGTAGACTACCCTTGGATGtatgagccacag CTGGCAGAAATTGATGGAAATGGAAACATGATGCCCTTCCCCACTGGTTACCTGCACATGAAGTTTGAAGACAGCCAGGCAGTCCTGGATGACTATTCAGATGTGGTTCTGTACGAGAGAGGCCACCTGAACCCAGACCAGCACCAGTCCACCCCACACGACCGCGCTGCCACCTACACTTTGACCAACGTGGTCCCCGAGATAAGAGAGTTCAACATCGGGCCTTGGCGCGAGTACGAGGAGCGGATCAGGGTTCGCCTCAACAACTTCTGCAGGGGCACAGCCTTCATCGTCACCGGCGTGACCACCAAAGGCAACATGATCCGCCGACACAACCAGATGCGCGTGGGCATCCCAGAAGACGTGTGGTCCGCCTACTGTTGCACTGACTACGACCGCAACTCGCCCCACGATGTTCGCATCCTCTTCCCGTCCCACGCAGCCGTGGCCAAAAACGCCAAAGAGGGAAACAGCGTCACCGAGATGCCTGTCCAGGAACTTGAGGCCCTCCTGAAATTCAGCATGAACTACGGCGAGAACCTTCAGATCTTCTACGACAATTGTATCTCTCCCTCACCCCTTCCATCTTACCTCCAACATACCATCTGA